The Deltaproteobacteria bacterium genome segment ATGAAGGAGCGCTTCAAGGCCAAGAACCCGCGCAGCTGGATGCTCCGCTTCCACGCCCAGACCGCGGGCAGCACCCTCACCGCCCAGCAGCCCGACAACAACGTGGTGCGCGTGGCCCTGCAGGCGCTGGCCGCGGTGCTCGGCGGCTGCCAGTCGCTGCACACCAACTCGAAAGACGAAGCGCTCGCCCTGCCGAGCGAGCAGAGCGCGCGGCTGGCACTGCGCACGCAGCAGATCATCGCCGCCGAGACCGGCGTGGCCGACCTCATCGACCCGTTCGGCGGCGCCTACGCGCTGGAGCAGCTGACCGACGAGCTGGAGGCCAAGGCGCAGGGGTACATCGCCCGCATCGACGACCTCGGCGGCATGGTGCGCGCCATCGAGCAAGGCTACCCGCAGCAGGAGATCCAGGACGCCGCGTACCAGGCCCAGCGCGAGCTCGAGGAGAAGCGCAGCGTGGTGGTGGGCGTGAACGAGTTCGTGGTGCAGGAGCCTCCGCCCGCCGACCTGCTCCGCATCGACGCCGAGGTGGAGAAGCGCCAGGCCGCGCGCATGCAGGAGCTCCGCGCCCGCCGCGCCGCCGACCCGGTGCGCCGCAGCCTCGACGCCCTGCGCACCTCGGCTAAGGGCAAGGACAACCTCATCCCGCTCATCTTCGAGGCGGTGAAGAGCCTGGCCACGCTGGGCGAGATCAGCGACGCGCTGCGCGACGTGTTCGGCGAGCACCGCGAGAACGTGGTGCTCTGAGCCGCGAACCCGGCGATCTAGATATATCGACTACTTCCCGGTGCTCGCGGGCGCCGCAGCGGCCTTGGGATCCACGCCGAGCTTCTTGAGGCCCAGGGCGGCGTCGGGGTTCTGCGGGTCGGCGTCGAGGGCCGAGGCGAACGCCTTCACCGCGTCGTCCTTCTTGTTCTGGGCCTGGTAGATGCCGCCCAGAGCCGCCCAGGCGTCGGAGAGCTTGGGGTCGGACTGCACCGCGGCCTGCAGCGAGGCGATGGCCTTGGCGGTGTCGTTGGAGTGGTACTGGGCCAGGCCGAGGTACATGTTCGCCTGGGCGTGCTTGGGCTTGGCCGTGAGCACCTTCTTCAGCTCGGTGATGGCCTTCTTGTCGTCGCCCTGGCGGAAGTAGACCGAGCCCAGCTCCACGCGCGCGTCATAGAGCTTGGGGTCCGTGGCCAGCGCCTGGGTGAGCGCCTGAACCGCGCCGGGCAGATCGCTTTGGCGCGAGCGCAGCACGCCGAGGCGCGCCAGCGAGCCCGCATTGGCCGGCGCCACCAGCGTGGCCGACTTGAGCGTCTTCTCCGCCTCGGGGAGGTTGCCCATGGCCAGGTACAGGTCGGCCAGGTGCAGGAGCGGCGTGGGATCCTTGGGCATGCCCGCAGCGGCCTTCTGGAACTCGGGGAGCGCCTGCGCCGCCACGTGCCGCGCTGCGAGCGCGTCGCCGAGCGCGAGGTGCGCCTCGGGCACGTCTTCGATCTGCAGGCGCGAGCGGTACGCGTTCACCGCGCCTTCGTAGTCGCCGAGCTCCATGAGCGCATCACCCACGGCCGCGCGGACGTCCGGGTCCTTGGGGCCCATCTTGGCAGCGCCCGACAGCGCCGCCGCCGCTTCCTTCTGCTTGCCCTGCTTGAGGAGCACCTTGGCGTACTTCACCTCCACGTCCGCGTCGTCGTGGCGATCGAGCGACTGGCGGTAGAGCTCCGCGGCCTTCTCCAGCTGCCCGCGCTTGGCGGCGATGTCGGCGAGCGCGGCGCGACTCTGCGTGGAGTCCGGACGCAGGCGCAGGCTCTTCTCCAGATACTTGGTGGCCTGGGCGTCGTCGCCGAGGCGAAAGTACGCGAGCCCGAGGTTGAACTGCGCCTCGGCGAGATCCGGCTTCAGCTTGGCGGCGCGCTGGTACTCGATCATGGCGGCCTTGGGATCGCCCTGGGTGTCGAGCGCCATGCCCAGGTTGTTGTGGGCCTCGGCGTGGTTCGGGTCGATGGCGATGGCGCTCTTGAACGCGGCCATGGCGCCAGGCACGTCCTCCTTGCGGAAGAGCAGCACGCCCAGGTTGTACGCGGCCTCGGCGGAAGGCGGACTGGCCTGCGCTGCACGGCGCAACTCGTCGATGCCCGCATCGAGCTGGCCGGCCTCGGCGAGCGCCTTGCCCAGGTTCACGCGCGCCTGGGTGTCGTCGGGCTGCACCGCGAGCGCGGCGCGGTAGGCGGCGATGGCCTCGTCCAGCCGGCCGGCCTTCTCCAGCGCCTCGCCCAGGTCGAACTGCACGCGCGCGTCGTTGGGCGTGGCCTTGAGCGCGGCCCGGAAGGCCTCGATGGCGCCGCTGGTCTCGCCCAGGCGACGGAGCACGATGCCCAACTCCACCTGCGCGGGCGCGTTGTTAGCATCCAGCGCCACCAGCTGCTGCATGGTGCGCTTGGCGTCCTCGAGGGCCTCGTCGGAGTACTGGGCCTTGGCGAGCGCCAGGAGCAGCGTGGGATCGTTCGGCGAATCCTGGAGCGCGGCCTTCAGCTCCTCCACCGCGGAGTGCGCATTGCCGTGCGCCACGGCGTCCATGGCGTTCTTGACGTGATCGTCATCGCTGGAGTCATCGCCAGAGTCGTCACTGCCCGCGGCGTCCGCGGGCTTCACGGCCGCGGCGGCGGGCTTGTCGGCGGGCTTGGCGGTCGCGGCCGGAGCCTGGACCAGCGCAAGACCCAGCAAGGCATGCAGCATGCTGCGCCGTCCTTTCTTCTCCGCCGACCTGGAACCGGTCTTCCAGGCCCGCGCTGCCGAAATCAGAAAAAGAGAATCCCGCTCCCCGGTTACTCCACGAAAGCGCTGCCCTGGGCACCGCCGGTGGCTTTGGCGAGCTCGCTGCGCGAGTCGTCCCAGACCTTCTTCTGCTCGTCGGCGGCGCTCTTCACCTCGTCGGCCTTGGCCTGGAGGTCCTTCACGCGGTCGTCGAGGCGCGTCACCTGGTCCTCGAAGACCTCCACCTTGAGCTTCTCGGAGCCGTCGAGGTTCACGCGCTTCACCTCTTTGGCCTTGGCCAGCTCGTAGCGCCCGCGGGACGCATCCAGCTCGCCTTCCTTCTCCTTCACGATGGCGCGGAGCACCTTGATCCACTGCTTGAGGTAGTCCTTGCGCGCCTTGGCCTCGGTGATGGCCAGCTCGGCGATGGACTCGCCGTTGGCGTCACCTTCCTTCTTGGCCTTCTTCTTCTGGTCCTTGGCGGCATCGACGAGCTCGTCGGCCTGGTCGATCTGCTCCTGCGCGTCTTCCACGTCGTTGTGCGCCTCGTCGACGCCGTCGATGGCGGCGAAGAGCCCGTTCTCGGCGTCGAGGAGCTCGATGCGGCTCTCCATGGGCAGCGCGCGGACGAGGTCGGGCTTCACGTGCTCCTTCACGGCGCCGGAGCAGCCGCAAAGGGCAAAGACGATGGAGGCGAGGACGATGCGTTTCATTGGGTGGACCCCGGGTCCGCGTTCTGGACGACGGCCGAGAAGGTGCCGTCGACGGTGCGCCCCTCGCCGATCTGCCCGCCCTCGGCGAAGAGCACGTGGAAGTGGCCGGACGCGTTGGCGTCGTAGTTCACATCGGAGTCGAGCACGAGATCGCCGCGCGCCACCGGCGGGAGATCGCGGCGCGGGTCCTGGCCCACGGCGCGCGTGCAGGCCACGCGGGGCGTGCCGTCGTTGAGCGCAGACGTGAGGTCGATGTCCAGGCCCTTGTTCAGCGTCAGCCCGTCGATGTTGATGGCGATCTTGAAGGCGACGTCGGTGCCGCCGCTGGCGCCGCCGTCCACCGTGCCCAGCGGGTGGTTGTCGTACTCCACCACCAGCACGTCTGGGCTGGCGCGGACGACCACCGAGTCGAAGGTGAGCGGCGAGATCTCGTCCAGCGAGCCGGTGAGCGAGTTGCCCCCGCCGCCGCAGCTCGGCAGCAGGGTCGAGCCGGCGAGCGCGGCCATGGCCAGGCCGGCCATTCTGGACCGCGCCGCGCCCACCTACTTGCACCTCTGCCAGTCGGCGTCGAGGAGCGGCGTCGCGTCGGGCGTCGCGTGGATCTTGCCGAGCTCGGCCTTGGCGCCTTCCACGTCGCCGAAGCGGCAACGCAGCGCGGCCATGTCGGCGTGGGCGAGGTCGCTGTTCGGGTCGAGGTCGATGGCCTTGGCAAACGCATCGTGCGCGTCGGTGGCCTGGCCGAGCTTGATGAGCGCCATGCCGATGCCGACGAGCGGAACGGCGCGGGTGCCGTCGACCTCGGAGTCGCGTGCGAACGTGAGCCGCGCGCGGCGGCCGTCGCCGGCGGCCAGGTAGGTGGCGCCCAGGTCGTCGAGCGCCTGGGTGTCGTTGGGGTTCTTGGCGATGGCCTCGCGGAGCGCGGCCACCTTGCCCGGGTCGGCGGTGCCGCTGGCCACGGGCGCCTCGCCGCTGCCGCTCTTCTCGGCCACCACCGACTTGTTGGCGCAGCCTGTGGCGAAGTCGTTGTAGACCTCGAGGTCGCGGGCCTTGCGCACGCAGGCGCCGAACATCTCGTCGGCCTTGCCTTGCAGCTGCTGGGCTTGCTGCTCGAGGAGCTGCTTGACCTGCGCCGGATCCGCGCCCGCGGGCACCGGGGTCTTCATGATGTCCTGGGCCAGGGTCTGGTAGGCCATGCCCAGTCGGTAGAGGCCGCCGACCGCGAAGGTGCCGGTGCCCATGCGCGCCGCGGCGGTGTACGCCTGCTCCAGGCCACCCACGGAGCCTGCCTTGCGCTCCAGGTCGGAAGCGGGGATGGCGCTGAAGTCCTTGTAGAGCGCCTCGCCGAGGATGAAGAAGACCTCGGCGGCGGCGTCGGCCTCTGCGCCCGAGCCGCGCGACGCGTTCTTCAAGATGGGCTTGGTGAGCGCGGTGAGCCGGTTCTCCACTTCGCTCGTCTTGCCGGCGTCGAGGAGCACGTGGCCCACGATGGCCGCGGCCTTGGCGTTGCCCGGGTCGGAGCGGAGGGTGTCCTCGGCGGCGGCGGCCGCGCCCGCGGTGTCGCCCGACTTGTACTTGACTTCGGCGATGTGCTGCACGATCTCGGCGTGGTGCTTGTAGGTCGGGTCGGCCGCGAGCTTGCCCAGGTCTTCCAGCGCCTTGGGGAAGTCGCCCAGCTGCTCGCGGGTCTCGGCGGCGACCTTGAGGGCCTCCACCGCCGTGCCGTCCTTGGGGAAGCGCTTGTAGTAGTCCTCGTAGCGCGCGGCGGCCTGCTCGGCGTCGGCGCTCTTCAAGGCGCTCTCGCCGAGGGCGGTGAGGATCTCCGCGGCGCTCTTGGTCTGCGGGTACTCGGCCAAGAGCCGCTCGCCGATGAGCTTGGTGTTCGCCGGGTCGCGCTTCTCGCGGTAGGCCATGAACGCCTGGTGCAGCGCCTCTTCGCCGTCGGGCGTGCCCTTGTGCTGGTCGGCCTGCTCGATCCAGCTCTTGATGGCGTCGTCGGAGCCGATGGCGATGTTGCCCAGCTTCTCCTTCTTGGCCTTGTCGAGCGTGCCGCGGATCTGGCTCTTCACGCTCTCGCTGAGCGTGGCCTGGGCCAGGAAGGTCTGGCCCTGCTTCTCCATGTCGTCGTAGTCGGGGTTGCCGTCGTCGCCGATGATCTGGTGGTACGAGTCGAGCGCCAGGGACACGGCCACGCCCGCGTTCTTGTCATCCGGGTGCGCCGCGGCGAACGCGGCGAAGACCTCGGCGGCCTTCTTGAACTCGCCCTGGTCGTAGTACGCGCGGGCGACGTTGAACTCCACGTCTACCGCGCGCGGGTTCTTGGCGAACGCGGACACGTACTTGGCGCCGTCCTGCTGGATGCCCACGCGCGCCTCGTTCTGCTCGAAGTGGCTGAGCGGCGCCGTCTGGTGCAGCGCCTGACCGAACGCGCCCACCGCGGTGTAGAGCAGGTCCTCGCGCTCGGGCTTGGGGCCCTCGGCGGGCTTGTCGCCCTCCGCAGGGTGACCTTCGGCCTTCAGCGCCAGCTTCTCGTACGCCTCGCCGGCTTCGACGTACCGGCCGGCCGCGAGCAGCGACACGGCGTAGTTCTTCTCCATCGTTGGGCGCCACTTCTCCACCTTGAACAGCGAGAGGTACGCGGCGTAGGCGTCGGCAGCCTCGCTCTGGAGCTTCTTGTCGTCCTTCTGCTGCGCGGCCACCTGGATCTGCGTGGCCAGGTCGCGGCAGTAGACCTCGAAGTCCTCGCCGGCGCGCTTGCGCTGCTCGGGCGTGGAGCGCGGATCGGAGTAGAGCCGCTCGGCCACGCGCACCAGGGCCTTCACGTCGCCCGCAGTGGGGACGACCTTGTTGTGCATGGCGCGGAGGCTCTCGTAGAGCTTGTCGGCGCGCTCGTCGTCGCGGTCGGGATCGCGCGAGGAGAGCAGCAGCCGGCGGAAGATGGGGATCGCGTTCTCCCACTCCTGCTTGATGTAGTAGCGGTTGGCGAGCTTATCGAGCACGTAGGTGTACGTCTGGCTCGAGTCCGAGAGGCTCTGGAAGTACTGCGAGGCCCCCTTGGCCGGCTTCACCTCCGTGTACGAGTACACGAGGTCGGCGAGCGACTCGCGCTTCACGTTGAGGCGCTTCTCGGCCTCGGCACCCGGCAGGTCGGGACCGATCGCCGCGGCCTCGAAGTACTTCACGGCCTCGGCGTGGTTCGACTGGTTCACGCGCACCCAGCCCATCTTGAAGTTGGCCAGGTCGGTGGCGGGCGACTGCGGCCGCGCAAAGATCTGCTTGTAGTAGCCCTCGGCCTTGGCGAGGTCGCTCTTGTCGAAGGCGTAGTCGCCCATGATGAGCAGCGCCTCGGTGGCGAGCGGGCTCTTGGGGTGGCGGTCGACGAGCGTCTGCAGCGTCTTCATCGCGTCGTCGAAGTTGCCGAGCTCGCGCTGCTCGTGCGCGATGTAGAAGCGCACCTTGTCGGCGTCGTGGAAGTCCGGGTACTCGCGGAGGATGGCGTTGTAGATGCTGAGCGCCTTCTCCTTCATCAGCTTCACTTCAGGGACGACGATCGATCCCTGGTTCGCAGACGCCTGGTCCTCGGCGGCGAGGAAGTACTTGTACCGGCTCTTCTCCACGTAGAGCTCGGCGAGGCGGAACTGCAGATCGGGCAGGTAGGGCGTCGCGCGCGAGTGGCCGATGAGGTCTTGGGTGACCTTCATCGCGTGGTCGACCTTCTGGATGTTGCGCTTGAGGGTCTCCACCAGCTCGGCCTTCGCCTGCGTCTTGCTGCGCATGAAGGGGAGGTTTTGCGGCGTCGGAGGCGCCGCGGCGGAGACCACGATGGCCAGCAGGAGCGCGTTCATTGAACGGCCTCCTGCTCCAGGCATCGCGTGGTGATGAAGAGGTGGAAGTCGTGGAGCTCGTCGTTCCAGTACTCGTTATCGAACGGGTAGACGACCTGGTCCGGAGCGACGGTGTCGGGCTTGGGCGCGTCGGTGACCACGCGGCCGCGCTTGAGGCGCGCGTACATGGCCAGGCCCACTTCGTAGTCTTCCAGGCGGAGCTGCTCCTCTTCGGAGAGCAGCCGGTCCGCGGTCTGCTTGAGCGCGTTGTCGCGAGCGACCTCCTCGTGGCGCGCGGCCTGGGCTTCGGCCAGGCCGTAGATGCGCTGCAGCTCGGTGGCCAGGCCGGAGTCGGCCCAGGGCGAGGCGTAGCGATCGATGCGCTCCTGCTCGTTCTTGAGCTGCTCGTGGAGCTTGTGGGCATCGCCGTAGGCGTCGTCGACCTGGATCGCTGCGGCCATCATCTTCGGATCGCTCGAGAGCGGGTCGCGGTTCTTGATGGTCCGCAGCGAGGTCGCGTAGCGCCGGCTGTACTCGCGCGCGCTGCGCTTGGCGGGCAGGT includes the following:
- a CDS encoding tetratricopeptide repeat protein encodes the protein MLHALLGLALVQAPAATAKPADKPAAAAVKPADAAGSDDSGDDSSDDDHVKNAMDAVAHGNAHSAVEELKAALQDSPNDPTLLLALAKAQYSDEALEDAKRTMQQLVALDANNAPAQVELGIVLRRLGETSGAIEAFRAALKATPNDARVQFDLGEALEKAGRLDEAIAAYRAALAVQPDDTQARVNLGKALAEAGQLDAGIDELRRAAQASPPSAEAAYNLGVLLFRKEDVPGAMAAFKSAIAIDPNHAEAHNNLGMALDTQGDPKAAMIEYQRAAKLKPDLAEAQFNLGLAYFRLGDDAQATKYLEKSLRLRPDSTQSRAALADIAAKRGQLEKAAELYRQSLDRHDDADVEVKYAKVLLKQGKQKEAAAALSGAAKMGPKDPDVRAAVGDALMELGDYEGAVNAYRSRLQIEDVPEAHLALGDALAARHVAAQALPEFQKAAAGMPKDPTPLLHLADLYLAMGNLPEAEKTLKSATLVAPANAGSLARLGVLRSRQSDLPGAVQALTQALATDPKLYDARVELGSVYFRQGDDKKAITELKKVLTAKPKHAQANMYLGLAQYHSNDTAKAIASLQAAVQSDPKLSDAWAALGGIYQAQNKKDDAVKAFASALDADPQNPDAALGLKKLGVDPKAAAAPASTGK
- a CDS encoding tetratricopeptide repeat protein gives rise to the protein MNALLLAIVVSAAAPPTPQNLPFMRSKTQAKAELVETLKRNIQKVDHAMKVTQDLIGHSRATPYLPDLQFRLAELYVEKSRYKYFLAAEDQASANQGSIVVPEVKLMKEKALSIYNAILREYPDFHDADKVRFYIAHEQRELGNFDDAMKTLQTLVDRHPKSPLATEALLIMGDYAFDKSDLAKAEGYYKQIFARPQSPATDLANFKMGWVRVNQSNHAEAVKYFEAAAIGPDLPGAEAEKRLNVKRESLADLVYSYTEVKPAKGASQYFQSLSDSSQTYTYVLDKLANRYYIKQEWENAIPIFRRLLLSSRDPDRDDERADKLYESLRAMHNKVVPTAGDVKALVRVAERLYSDPRSTPEQRKRAGEDFEVYCRDLATQIQVAAQQKDDKKLQSEAADAYAAYLSLFKVEKWRPTMEKNYAVSLLAAGRYVEAGEAYEKLALKAEGHPAEGDKPAEGPKPEREDLLYTAVGAFGQALHQTAPLSHFEQNEARVGIQQDGAKYVSAFAKNPRAVDVEFNVARAYYDQGEFKKAAEVFAAFAAAHPDDKNAGVAVSLALDSYHQIIGDDGNPDYDDMEKQGQTFLAQATLSESVKSQIRGTLDKAKKEKLGNIAIGSDDAIKSWIEQADQHKGTPDGEEALHQAFMAYREKRDPANTKLIGERLLAEYPQTKSAAEILTALGESALKSADAEQAAARYEDYYKRFPKDGTAVEALKVAAETREQLGDFPKALEDLGKLAADPTYKHHAEIVQHIAEVKYKSGDTAGAAAAAEDTLRSDPGNAKAAAIVGHVLLDAGKTSEVENRLTALTKPILKNASRGSGAEADAAAEVFFILGEALYKDFSAIPASDLERKAGSVGGLEQAYTAAARMGTGTFAVGGLYRLGMAYQTLAQDIMKTPVPAGADPAQVKQLLEQQAQQLQGKADEMFGACVRKARDLEVYNDFATGCANKSVVAEKSGSGEAPVASGTADPGKVAALREAIAKNPNDTQALDDLGATYLAAGDGRRARLTFARDSEVDGTRAVPLVGIGMALIKLGQATDAHDAFAKAIDLDPNSDLAHADMAALRCRFGDVEGAKAELGKIHATPDATPLLDADWQRCK